A section of the Bradyrhizobium oligotrophicum S58 genome encodes:
- a CDS encoding amino acid ABC transporter ATP-binding protein: MIEISHVNKWYSPSFQVLKDCTTSVAKGEVVVVCGPSGSGKSTLIKCVNALEPFQDGAITIDGLKVNDSKTNLPKLRSRVGMVFQHFELFPHLKIIDNLCLAQQKVLGRGHEEATAKGMKLLDRVGLKEQAQKFPAQLSGGQQQRVAIARALAMDPIAMLFDEPTSALDPEMISEVLDVMVDLAREGMTMMVVTHEMGFAKKVAHRVIFMDRGEIVEDAKKEDFFGKPRSERAQQFLSKILSH; the protein is encoded by the coding sequence ATGATCGAAATCAGCCACGTCAACAAATGGTACAGCCCGAGCTTCCAGGTGCTGAAGGACTGCACCACCTCTGTCGCCAAGGGCGAGGTGGTGGTGGTCTGCGGTCCCTCCGGCTCCGGCAAGTCGACCCTGATCAAATGCGTCAACGCGCTGGAGCCGTTCCAGGATGGCGCGATCACGATCGACGGCCTCAAGGTCAACGATTCCAAGACCAACCTGCCGAAGCTGCGCTCGCGGGTCGGCATGGTGTTCCAGCACTTCGAGCTGTTTCCGCATTTGAAGATCATCGACAATCTCTGCCTCGCCCAGCAGAAGGTGCTGGGTCGCGGCCATGAGGAAGCGACCGCGAAGGGCATGAAGCTCCTGGACCGCGTCGGCCTCAAGGAGCAGGCGCAGAAGTTCCCGGCGCAGCTCTCCGGCGGCCAGCAGCAGCGCGTCGCGATCGCCCGCGCGCTCGCCATGGACCCGATCGCGATGCTGTTCGACGAGCCGACCTCGGCGCTCGATCCGGAGATGATCAGCGAGGTGCTCGACGTCATGGTCGATCTCGCCCGCGAGGGCATGACCATGATGGTCGTCACCCACGAGATGGGTTTTGCCAAGAAGGTCGCCCACCGCGTCATCTTCATGGATCGCGGCGAGATCGTCGAGGATGCGAAGAAGGAAGACTTCTTCGGCAAGCCGCGCAGCGAGCGCGCGCAGCAGTTTTTGTCGAAGATATTGTCGCATTAA
- a CDS encoding amino acid ABC transporter permease: MLANFDFDVIRRSLAYLFIDGMTFTLTLTALAATGGLVFGTMIALMRLSGYRVMGWIAGLYVDFMRSLPLVLVIFWFYFLVPYIGQWITGSSRPIKVGAFASSLITFILFEAAYFSEIMRAGIQSISRGQPAAASALGLTYAQTMRYVVLPQAFRNMLPVLLTQTIVLFQDTSLVYVLSIPDFLGAASKVAQRDGRLVEMYLFAALIYFTISCVASYGVRRLQSRIAIIR; encoded by the coding sequence ATGCTGGCCAATTTCGATTTCGACGTCATCCGCCGCTCGCTAGCGTACCTCTTCATCGACGGCATGACCTTCACGCTGACCTTGACCGCGCTGGCGGCGACAGGCGGCCTCGTGTTCGGTACCATGATCGCGCTGATGCGGCTGTCGGGCTATCGCGTGATGGGCTGGATCGCCGGGCTCTATGTCGACTTCATGCGCTCGCTGCCGCTGGTGCTGGTGATCTTCTGGTTCTACTTCCTGGTGCCCTATATCGGGCAGTGGATCACCGGCTCGTCCCGCCCGATCAAGGTCGGCGCGTTCGCGTCCTCGCTGATCACCTTCATTCTGTTCGAGGCGGCCTATTTCTCCGAGATCATGCGCGCCGGCATCCAGTCGATCTCGCGCGGGCAGCCGGCGGCGGCCTCGGCGCTCGGCCTGACCTATGCGCAGACCATGCGCTACGTCGTGCTGCCGCAGGCGTTCCGCAACATGCTGCCGGTGCTGCTGACCCAGACCATCGTGTTGTTCCAGGATACGTCGCTGGTCTACGTGCTCTCGATCCCGGACTTCCTCGGCGCCGCCTCGAAGGTCGCGCAGCGCGACGGCCGCCTGGTCGAGATGTACCTGTTCGCAGCCCTGATCTACTTCACCATCTCCTGTGTCGCGTCCTACGGCGTCCGCCGCCTGCAGTCGCGCATCGCCATCATCAGGTAG
- a CDS encoding amino acid ABC transporter permease, with protein MNYTWNWHIFLEPNPTGAGTYFDMLLAGLKVTIVTSLTAWVIALIFGTIVGILRTLPSKLATWIGFAYVEFFRNMPLLVQLFLWFFVLPELLPQSAGLWLKQMPNAPFYTAAVGIGLFMSARVAVQLAAGVGSLPRGQKLAATALGLTTLQAYRYVLLPMAFRIILPPLTSEFLNTVKNSAVAITIGLIELTGAARAMQEFSFQVFEAFSAATLMYLVINVVVVIGMRLLERAVAIPGYITGK; from the coding sequence GTGAACTACACCTGGAATTGGCACATCTTCCTGGAGCCGAACCCGACCGGGGCCGGCACCTATTTCGACATGCTGCTGGCGGGGCTGAAGGTCACGATCGTGACCTCGCTGACCGCCTGGGTGATCGCGCTGATCTTCGGCACCATCGTCGGCATCCTGCGCACCCTGCCGTCGAAGCTGGCGACCTGGATCGGCTTCGCCTATGTCGAATTCTTCCGCAACATGCCGCTGCTGGTGCAGCTGTTCCTATGGTTCTTCGTGCTGCCCGAGCTGCTGCCGCAATCGGCCGGCCTGTGGCTGAAACAGATGCCGAATGCGCCGTTCTATACGGCGGCCGTCGGCATCGGACTGTTCATGTCCGCCCGCGTCGCCGTGCAGCTCGCGGCCGGCGTCGGCTCGCTGCCGCGCGGCCAGAAGCTGGCGGCGACCGCGCTCGGCCTCACCACGTTGCAGGCCTACCGCTACGTGCTGCTGCCGATGGCCTTCCGCATCATCCTGCCGCCCTTGACGTCCGAATTTCTCAACACGGTCAAGAACAGCGCGGTCGCGATCACGATCGGCCTGATCGAGCTGACGGGCGCCGCCCGCGCCATGCAGGAGTTTTCGTTCCAGGTGTTCGAAGCGTTCAGCGCCGCCACGCTGATGTACCTCGTCATCAACGTCGTCGTGGTGATCGGCATGCGGCTCCTGGAGCGCGCCGTGGCGATCCCTGGCTACATCACGGGCAAATGA
- a CDS encoding amino acid ABC transporter substrate-binding protein translates to MKQFRLFGLAVAAALCAGQVQAEDLTGTLKNIKETGAITLGVRDSSIPFSYLDDSQKPVGFAIDICMGIVDAVKKELKLDKLEVKLNPVTSSTRIPLLANGTIDLECGSTTNNAERQKQISFTNTHFLTASRYVTKKASKINAIDDLKGKTVVSTAGTTNIKQLTEANAARNLGINIIPAKDHAEAFLMVETDRAVAFVMDDILLASLVAGSKDPAAYVVSKDAFSKPEPYGIMLRKDDPQFKKVVDAATAKIYTSGEGAKLYDKWFMQKIPPKGLNLNTPLSPELKAEFAKPSDSPDPDSYKP, encoded by the coding sequence ATGAAGCAGTTTCGCCTATTCGGTCTTGCCGTTGCCGCCGCGCTCTGCGCCGGCCAGGTGCAGGCCGAGGACCTGACGGGGACCTTGAAGAACATCAAGGAGACCGGCGCCATCACGCTCGGCGTTCGCGATTCCTCGATTCCGTTCTCCTATCTCGACGACAGCCAGAAGCCGGTCGGCTTCGCCATCGACATCTGCATGGGCATCGTCGATGCCGTGAAGAAGGAGCTCAAGCTCGACAAGCTCGAGGTCAAGCTCAACCCGGTGACGTCGTCGACCCGTATCCCGTTGCTCGCCAACGGCACCATTGATCTCGAATGCGGCTCGACCACCAACAATGCCGAGCGCCAGAAGCAGATCTCCTTCACCAACACCCACTTCCTGACGGCGAGCCGCTACGTCACGAAGAAGGCGAGCAAGATCAACGCGATTGATGATCTCAAGGGCAAGACGGTCGTCTCGACCGCCGGCACCACCAACATCAAGCAGCTGACCGAGGCCAATGCCGCGCGCAATCTCGGTATCAACATCATCCCCGCCAAGGATCACGCCGAGGCCTTCCTGATGGTGGAGACCGATCGTGCCGTCGCCTTCGTCATGGACGACATTCTGCTGGCGAGCCTCGTCGCCGGCTCCAAGGATCCGGCCGCCTATGTCGTCTCCAAGGACGCGTTCTCGAAGCCGGAGCCCTACGGCATCATGCTGCGCAAGGACGATCCGCAGTTCAAGAAGGTCGTCGATGCCGCGACCGCCAAGATCTACACCAGCGGTGAAGGCGCCAAGCTGTACGACAAGTGGTTCATGCAGAAGATTCCGCCGAAGGGCCTGAACCTGAACACCCCGCTGTCGCCGGAGCTGAAGGCCGAGTTCGCCAAGCCGTCGGATTCGCCGGATCCGGATTCGTACAAGCCGTAA
- a CDS encoding M20 family metallopeptidase has product MTRIDAIARARQALTSGDFLAELGRRVAYRTESLNPERKDELAAYLTDELTPSLAALGFSSEIVPSPSGKSPFLIATYHESDSAPTVLSYGHGDTVDGMAGEWRDGRDPWAVTPAGNRLYGRGTADNKGQHSINMAALRAVREARGGKLGFNAKFIIEMGEEIGSPDLAEVADLHREALKADVFIGSDGPRLSTARPTIFLGCRGGIRLHLDVALREGGNHSGNWGGVLANPATILANAIATLVDGHGRIKLESLKPPRLTNAIRAVLADVKVEPTADEPALSDNWGEEGLTPAERLYAWNTLEVLAISSGNIDKPANAIPGRARAVLQLRYVVGTKVDSIVADVTNHLAANGFPMIEVSMAQSFMASRADIDSPWIKWAADSIRMSTGKAPAVLPNFGGSLPNDVFADVLKMPTMWVPHSYPGCSQHAPDEHILLDVTEEALGLMAGLFWDLGELRKPL; this is encoded by the coding sequence ATGACCAGGATTGATGCAATTGCCCGTGCCCGTCAGGCCCTGACCAGCGGTGATTTTCTGGCCGAGCTCGGCCGTCGGGTCGCCTACCGCACCGAGAGCCTCAATCCCGAGCGCAAGGATGAGCTCGCGGCCTACCTGACCGACGAGCTGACGCCGTCCCTGGCCGCCCTCGGCTTCTCCTCGGAGATCGTGCCTTCGCCGAGCGGCAAGTCGCCGTTCCTGATCGCGACCTATCATGAGAGCGACAGCGCCCCGACGGTGCTGAGCTATGGCCACGGCGACACCGTCGACGGCATGGCCGGCGAGTGGCGCGACGGGCGCGATCCCTGGGCGGTGACCCCGGCCGGCAACCGGCTCTATGGCCGCGGCACCGCCGACAACAAGGGCCAGCACAGCATCAACATGGCGGCGCTGCGCGCGGTGCGCGAGGCCCGTGGCGGCAAGCTCGGCTTCAATGCAAAATTCATCATCGAGATGGGCGAGGAGATCGGCTCGCCCGATCTTGCAGAGGTGGCCGATCTGCATCGCGAGGCGCTGAAGGCCGACGTCTTCATCGGCTCCGATGGTCCGCGGCTGTCGACCGCGCGCCCGACCATCTTTCTCGGCTGCCGCGGCGGCATCCGGCTGCATCTCGACGTCGCCTTGCGCGAAGGCGGCAATCACTCCGGCAATTGGGGTGGTGTGCTCGCCAATCCCGCAACCATCCTCGCCAATGCGATTGCCACGCTGGTCGACGGCCATGGCCGCATCAAGCTCGAGTCGCTGAAGCCGCCGCGCCTCACCAATGCGATCCGCGCCGTCCTCGCCGACGTGAAGGTCGAGCCGACCGCGGACGAGCCGGCGCTGTCGGACAATTGGGGCGAGGAGGGGCTGACGCCTGCCGAGCGGCTCTATGCCTGGAACACGCTCGAGGTGCTGGCGATCTCCTCCGGCAATATCGACAAGCCGGCGAATGCGATTCCGGGCCGCGCCCGCGCCGTGCTGCAACTGCGCTACGTCGTCGGCACCAAGGTCGACAGCATCGTCGCGGATGTGACAAACCACCTTGCAGCGAACGGCTTTCCGATGATCGAGGTCAGCATGGCGCAGAGCTTCATGGCCTCCCGCGCCGACATCGACAGCCCCTGGATCAAATGGGCTGCGGACTCCATCCGGATGAGCACCGGCAAGGCGCCGGCCGTGCTGCCGAACTTCGGCGGCTCGCTGCCCAATGACGTGTTTGCCGACGTGCTGAAGATGCCGACGATGTGGGTGCCGCACTCCTATCCCGGCTGCTCGCAGCACGCGCCGGACGAGCACATTCTGCTGGACGTCACGGAGGAGGCGCTCGGCCTGATGGCGGGGCTGTTCTGGGATCTGGGTGAGCTGCGGAAGCCGTTGTGA
- a CDS encoding thiamine pyrophosphate-binding protein, producing MKNRTTGRSAFLALLKDEGITHLFGNPGTTELPIMHALKDHPDLTYVMAMQESLVVAIADGFSRASGRLVACNVHVAPGLGNAMGALYNAQFTGTPMILTAGQQEQGHGLMEPLLYGPLVRMAEPLVKWAVEVTRLEDLPRIVRRAAKVATTPPTGPVFISLPGDILNAEAGIELGRSTRVDARVRPSTEALQALAQRILKAQRPVIITGDEIVKSDALQQAADFAAAIGAPAYQQSAPYGAHFLSEHPCYIGALSRAQKQVRELLAPHDLLIVLGADPLRMSVHSETEPLPEGLPIVQIGLVDWELGKNFGAEIALKADVRETLRQLTPLLRELGGGALQARAQERMAELSAKNWSARRRALVAQIEAARERTPIDPDYLALQVADAMPQHGILVDEGLTSARYMTALWPYRDRYNYHGLASGGIGWGLPASVGVSLANPDRPVVCYSGDGSAMYSIQALWTAAHHKLPLSVVIVNNGGYRIIKQRLLSFHGDDNYIGMDFADPPVDFAGLARSLGCESLRISDPNELKPTLSEAFGRPGTKLIEVMVSNAVN from the coding sequence ATGAAGAACCGCACCACGGGACGCTCGGCCTTCCTGGCGCTGCTCAAGGATGAGGGCATCACGCATCTGTTCGGCAATCCCGGCACCACCGAGTTGCCGATCATGCATGCGCTGAAGGATCACCCCGATCTCACCTACGTGATGGCGATGCAGGAGAGTCTTGTCGTGGCGATCGCCGACGGCTTCAGCCGCGCTTCCGGCCGTCTCGTCGCCTGCAACGTTCATGTCGCGCCGGGCCTGGGCAACGCGATGGGCGCGCTCTACAACGCGCAGTTCACGGGCACGCCGATGATCCTGACCGCCGGGCAGCAGGAGCAGGGCCACGGCCTGATGGAGCCGCTGCTCTATGGTCCTCTCGTGCGGATGGCCGAGCCGCTGGTGAAATGGGCCGTCGAGGTGACGAGGCTGGAGGATCTGCCGCGCATCGTGCGCCGGGCCGCCAAGGTCGCGACCACGCCGCCGACCGGCCCTGTCTTCATCTCGCTGCCCGGCGACATCCTCAATGCCGAGGCCGGCATCGAGCTTGGCCGCAGCACGCGGGTCGATGCGCGCGTGCGTCCGTCCACTGAGGCCTTGCAGGCGCTGGCGCAGCGCATCCTCAAAGCGCAGCGGCCGGTGATCATCACCGGCGACGAGATCGTCAAGAGCGATGCGCTGCAGCAAGCGGCCGATTTCGCCGCGGCGATCGGCGCGCCGGCGTATCAGCAGTCTGCGCCCTATGGCGCGCATTTCCTGTCCGAGCATCCCTGCTACATCGGCGCCCTGTCGCGAGCGCAGAAGCAGGTGCGCGAGCTGCTGGCCCCGCACGATCTCTTGATCGTGCTCGGCGCCGATCCCTTGCGGATGTCCGTGCACAGCGAGACCGAGCCGCTGCCCGAGGGCCTGCCGATCGTGCAGATCGGCCTGGTCGATTGGGAGCTCGGAAAAAACTTCGGCGCCGAAATCGCGCTCAAGGCGGACGTCCGCGAAACCCTGCGGCAGCTGACGCCGCTGCTGCGCGAACTCGGCGGCGGCGCTCTGCAGGCGCGGGCGCAGGAGCGCATGGCCGAACTGTCGGCGAAGAACTGGAGCGCGCGGCGCCGCGCGCTGGTGGCGCAGATCGAGGCCGCGCGCGAGCGGACGCCGATCGATCCGGACTATCTGGCGCTGCAGGTCGCCGACGCCATGCCGCAGCACGGCATCCTGGTCGACGAGGGCCTGACCTCGGCACGCTACATGACGGCGTTGTGGCCCTATCGCGACCGCTACAACTACCACGGCCTCGCCTCGGGCGGCATCGGTTGGGGCCTGCCGGCCTCGGTCGGCGTCAGTCTCGCCAATCCCGATCGCCCCGTCGTCTGCTACTCCGGTGACGGCAGCGCGATGTACTCGATCCAGGCGCTGTGGACCGCAGCCCATCACAAGCTGCCGCTCTCGGTCGTCATCGTCAACAATGGCGGCTACCGCATCATCAAGCAGCGTCTGTTGTCGTTCCACGGCGACGACAACTATATCGGCATGGACTTCGCCGATCCGCCGGTCGATTTTGCTGGCCTGGCGCGCTCGCTCGGCTGCGAGTCGCTGCGCATCAGTGATCCGAATGAGCTGAAGCCGACTTTGTCCGAGGCGTTCGGCCGCCCCGGCACCAAGCTGATCGAGGTGATGGTCAGCAATGCCGTGAATTGA